TTCCACACGTTGGTGAGCAGCTCGCTGATCGCGAACAGGAACCTGAGGAGCGCCATCGGATCGTCGCTCGAAGCGCCGCGCAGACCGGTCCCGAGCACGCGGATGTTACGGATCGCTTCGAGCCGGACCCACGGTGAGCGCCGATTGACCAGGGCGCCGAGGTTCATGAGGCTGCCTTCCAGGCGTTCGCGCGCCACCGCCAGGACTTCGTCGAACGTACCCTGGCCTTTTTCGAGAAAGTCGACCGTCCGCCGCATGGCCTGATTGAGAGGGAGATACGAGGAGCGCAGCGTGCCCCAGTCCTCCGTCAGCCGTTGCTTGGCGATGACGTCCCAATCGGCCATCCGAGGTTCTCCTTGTCGTGAAGTCGAAGCGGCGCGACAGCCGCAGTATAGCCAGCGTCCCTGAAGGGTCCAAACGCTGGTCCATATCACGTGCCGAGGGTGGTGTCGGAATCGCGAGACTGGCCGCTGTGCTATCGTCGGCGGCCTTCTCGAGGCCCTCCCCCCGCTCAGGAGCCGTGATGCCCGACCCTCGTTCCAAGCGTCTCGCCGATCTGATCGTGACTCACTCGCTCGAGCTTCGGGCGGGCGAAGCGGTGCTGATCGAGGCGTTCGACGTCGCCGACGGATTGGTCCTCGATCTGATCGAGTCGATGCACGCCGTGGGCGCCCTGCCTCTGGTGTCGATCCGCTCCAACTCGATCATTCGCGCTCAGCTCCGTGGCGCCAGCGAAGCCTTCGTGCAGCGCATGGCGGCGGTCGAGCTGTCGCAGATGGAACAGGTCCAGGCCTACGTCGGCATCCGGGGCATGCCCAACGTCTCCGAGCTCGCGGATGTTCCCGGCGACCGCATGGACCTCTACCTCAAGAACGTGGTGAAGCCGGTGCATCTCGAGTACCGGGTCGAGAAGACGCGTTGGGTGGTCCTGCGTTATCCAAACCCGAGCATGGCGCAGCTCGCGGGCATGAGCACCCGTGCCTTCGAGGACTTCTTCTATCAGGTGTGCACGCTCGACTACGGCCGGATGGCCGAGGCCATGGAACCCCTGAAGCGGCGAATGGAGAGCACCGACCGCGTCCGCATCAAGGGGCCGGGCACCGATCTTCAGTTCAGCATCCGCGGGATGCCGGCGGTCAAGTGCGAAGGCCGCCGGAATCTCCCGGACGGCGAGTGCTATACGGCTCCGGTGAAGGACTCGGTGCACGGCACGATCGCCTACAACACGCCGTCGCTCTACATGGGAACGACGTTCGAGGGCGTGCGCTTCACCTTCGAAGGTGGCCGCATCGTCGAAGCGCACGGCACGCCGCCCCGGCGGCTCGAGGAGATCCTGGGCAGCGACGACGGGGCGCGCTACGTCGGCGAGTTCTCGCTCGGCTTCCACCCGTACATCACCCGGCCCATGAAGGACACGCTCTTCGACGAGAAGATCGCGGGCTCGCTCCACCTCACGCCGGGAAACGCCTACTCGATTGCCGACAACGGCAATCGCTCGCGCATCCACTGGGACCTGGTATTGATCCAGACGCCCGAGTTCGGCGGCGGCGAGGTGTGGTTCGACGACGAGTGCGTTCGCCGGCACGGCCGCTTCGTGGTCCCGGAGCTCGAGGAGCTCAATCCCGAGCGCCTCGGCGCCTGAACGCTCGCGGTGATCCACCTCCAGGGCTGTGCCTGCTCCTTCGGGCCGCGCGTGCTGTTCGAAGGCGTCGACTGGACCATCGGCCCAGGCGACCGCATGGCGCTCGTCGGTCCCAACGGCGCGGGCAAGACCACGCTT
This region of Candidatus Eisenbacteria bacterium genomic DNA includes:
- a CDS encoding aminopeptidase yields the protein MPDPRSKRLADLIVTHSLELRAGEAVLIEAFDVADGLVLDLIESMHAVGALPLVSIRSNSIIRAQLRGASEAFVQRMAAVELSQMEQVQAYVGIRGMPNVSELADVPGDRMDLYLKNVVKPVHLEYRVEKTRWVVLRYPNPSMAQLAGMSTRAFEDFFYQVCTLDYGRMAEAMEPLKRRMESTDRVRIKGPGTDLQFSIRGMPAVKCEGRRNLPDGECYTAPVKDSVHGTIAYNTPSLYMGTTFEGVRFTFEGGRIVEAHGTPPRRLEEILGSDDGARYVGEFSLGFHPYITRPMKDTLFDEKIAGSLHLTPGNAYSIADNGNRSRIHWDLVLIQTPEFGGGEVWFDDECVRRHGRFVVPELEELNPERLGA